The sequence below is a genomic window from Entelurus aequoreus isolate RoL-2023_Sb linkage group LG15, RoL_Eaeq_v1.1, whole genome shotgun sequence.
tccaagaaaagatgccaggtatggcttgggcacatcagattagatcagtgtgttgcaaactgagcagtttaaagtcctgaatgtttggtttattcattattttattttcaaatttattaacctgtggaaaaagttaatgttgatatttacctcagaaggctgcaaatagaaaagaggcattcaatttttatttaaattgtatttgatatgccattgatatttttgaaattattgttattattatttgaaactcgattttgcatgtcactataaagttatataagccttgcttgttcaatattcaatgcaaaacttgtttgggtccctattaaaaggttaatttgttcaaccttggcccgcggctttgttcagttttagattttggcccactctgtatttgagtttgacacccctgttctacagtGATAAAAAGATACATCAGTATGGACTGCCATACTTTCCAATTCTGCTGCGACACTACCGCTGCCTACAATGGCGGTTTTGGACAAAATCGGTCGAGCCTCCAGCTGATgtgacaactttgacaagcaagactttttggtGTGTGGCATTATCGTGttattggcacttatttcacaaCAGAACATGGCGTTACTTAATTACAGGTGTTGGTTTCATTTCGACATGTGCACTGCATCACACAAGCAACTCAAAAAAACATGAGGGTGAGCTGACTTTTAAGATATTGTACACTTAATTACTTAATTACCTAGTATCGTAGGAATGTAACAttaaacagtattaatgataaccgtggtAAAACTCCTGATGGTTACTATTACCgttttaaaatacaattattgAAAAAACGTGACCGATAATTCCACTTTATTAAATTCACGGACTGACTGAcgtcagctcgctagcttaaatgctaacatggaaAGCCATTTAACGACAAACCGCAATCTGAACATTACTGTCtgaagatattcaattgtgcacattgaacctacaagctgtgctctcttagaacaaaGTGATCGGTATAGACTGAGAGGAATGTGAGATCGAGGTGTTTTATGTTCAAGGACCACTGAAGTCGGTAGGACACCACAatgcccgccagaaataataaataatgatgaatacattttttacgCACTCATTTTGAATCAATGTTAAAGTgccacagtacaaaccaatatttaaaacaataaatgcTTAGCCATTAAACAGATACAATATTAAgattaaaacactatcagtgaagcatgacAAAAACCAAAACATGCCAGttgtgggttttctaacagtgtgtctttttttttttttagttataaaAATAATGCTTAGTAATAGTACTTTTTACAcacaataccgcgataataaccGGCATAATTTTGGTCTTGATAACGtgtattacattttcatattgttgCCTCCCTAGCATGTCATTTTGGGTTTTGAAACGCTACTCGTTTGGATGGATATTGTTTTTTAAAGTATCCTTGTTCGTGTGCATATTGACACGAACAAGGAAACAAAgtgttttcagaggcggtatagtaccgaatatgattcattagtatcgcggaacTATACTAGTGCGTATGGTTTAAGGTAGTTACTGGGGAACTAGTGTTCATCTGTGATTATGTTTACATGAACTAAAACAGTTGAATTCTCAAAGTAACTATCTCAATTTTTCACACTTCTATGTGTAtgctaattcatagatgttattttattatataaaaaaagtcagtaaatgattctatataattgtaaacgctttgaagtgggaaaggggtcggattaaataagctttgcttcttcctgctccttttcgggcatgatgtaaaatgaaatgatatgaaattgtgtgatgtattatgatgtaagtgtgttcatgttcgaaataaaaaaaagaaaagtgttgtcccgataccaatattttggtactggtaccaaaattattttgatacttttctaaataaaggggaccacaaaaaatttcacaaaaaatcttacggtacattaaacctatgtttcttattgcaagtttgtccataaataaaataaagaacatacaagacaacttgtcttttaatagtaagtaaacaaacaaaggctcctaatttagctgctgacatatgcagtaacatattgtgtcatttatcattctatcattttgtttaaaattattaaggacaagtggtagaaaatgaattattaatctacttgttcatttactgttaatatctgcttactttctcttttaacatgttctatttgttaaaatgtaataatcacttattcttctgttgtttgatactttacattagttttggatgataccacaaatttgggtatcaatccgataccaagtcgttactggatcatacattggtcatattcaaagtcctcatgtgtccagggtgatggaccggtacttttcagaggcggtatagtaccgaatatgattcattagtatcgcggaactatactaataccggtataccgtaccacCCTAGTGTGTATGGTTTAAAGTAGTTACTGGGGAACTAGTGTTCATCTGTGATTATGTTTACATGAACTAAAACAGTTGAATTCTCAAAGTAACTATCTCAATTTTTCACACTTCTATGTGAATAATCGATTCCAAAAATAACCGTTGGGTTACTGATGACAAACCTTCCTCTCCTTAGTCTCATGAACGAGGTGGTCCACACGTCTCCAACCATCGGGAGCAACGTAGAGGAGATCGTGGTGAAGAACACTCACTTCCTCATGTGGGACATTGGAGGCCAGGAGTCACTCAGGTCCTCGTGGAACACATACTACTCCAACAcagaggtacacacacacactctttgtTTAGAGCACATGGCAGCTGACAGCCGGCCCAGGTCAAAGGTTGCACGCTCTTGTTTTCACCAGACTGGATGGAAGCCAGCAGACATAAGTGGTTACTATGACAACGGCCATTCATCCTATGTCTGCTGGCCATCTGCCCGCATTGAGCGTTCCTTTGTGGCCCTCGCCAGCATAGTCGTAGTCAAACAAGTCTTAACGTGGTATTGTCCTCGTAGTTTGTCATCCTGGTGGTGGACAGCACGGACCGGGAGCGTCTGGCCATCTCCAAAGAGGAACTCTACAGGATGTTGGCTCATGAGGTAAGCGCTGTGTCCGTAGTCATTGTTTTCAAAGACGGTCCAGCTGGGCCCTCTAAAGCCCCCACCCCCCTCCTGCTGCCCCCCAGGACCTGAGGAAAGCAGCTGTGCTGATATTCGCCAATAAGCAGGACATGAAGGACTGCATGTCAGCGGCGGAGATCTCCAAGTACTTGACGCTGAGCTCCATCAAAGACCACCCCTGGCACATCCAGTCCTGCTGCGCGCTGACAGGAGAAGGGTGGGTTGACTCTTTCTTTGCACAAACTTCCTCCATTGCAAACCCAACAAGTCCATCagtcaccaccagatggtgctgGAGTTAACCAAAGTAATCTCACTGACGCTAAAAAAAAGTTTAAGGGTGCCCCACTTTTGATTTTTTTCGTCtcaatattttcttctttttatgtgtgtgtatatatatctatctatataggtatatatacgctatctgtgtgtatatgtatgtatgtatatatgtatgtggaaatatatatatatgtgtgtgtatatatatgtatgtatgtgtgtatatgtgtatgtatatttatatatgtgtatgtatatgtatatatgtgtatatatacatgtgtatatatatgtatgtgtatatatatgtgtatatgtatgtatgtattacatatgtatatacatacatgtgtgtatatatatatatatatatatatatatatatatatatatatatatatatatatatatatatatatatatatatatatatatatatatatatatatgtgtgtatatatatatataatgtgtgtgtatatgtatgtatgtattacatatgtatatacatatgtaatacacatgtatgtgtatatatatatacacatgcatgtgtatatatacatatctatgtattatatatgtatgtgtatatatagtgcatgtattatataaatgtgtgtatatatgtatgtatgtgtgtatatatatgtatatgtatgtgtatatgtatatatatgtgtatgtatatatgtatatgtatatatatgtgtatatatatgtatatgtatatatatgtgtatatatatatatgtattatgtatatatatgtatgtatatatatgtatatgtatgtatatacatatgtatatgtatgtatatacatatgtatgtatatgtatgtatatacatatgtatgtatatgtatgtatatacatatgtatgtatatgtatgtatatacatatgtatgtatatgtatgtatatacatatgtatgtatatacatatgtatgtatatgtatgtatatacatatgtatgtatatgtatgtatatacatatgtatgtatatgtatgtatatacatatgtgtatgtatgtatatacatatgtgtatgtatgtatatacatatgtgtatgtatgtataatacatatgtgtatgtatgtataatacatatgtatatgtatgtataatacatatgtatatatatatatatgtgtatatatatatatatatatacaccggtatacacacacacacaactttgaATTAATTTGCATAAGTACTCACCTTCAATGATAAATGTTTGGAGTGTAGTGCACACTGCAGTCATCTGGGAAAACGTGTAGCAAGTGTAAGTTGTTGATGCTGACTATTCTTTGCAGACTTTGTCAGGGTTTGGAGTGGATGACCTCCCGAGCTGGACTGAGATAGCCCACCCCAGTCTTCAAAGACGTGAGCCTGCCCCACACATTTTGTTTCAGACAGCAGCATGGACCGTTGGCTGCTTGTCTGGGAAACTTCACACAAAAATCATCAGGAGCAAAGGACAAGGATTTAAGATTATAACACACCTGCACCacactttgtttttttaaacgttCAAGGTCAAACAAAAAGGGACGTTGCTAATATGTCAAGACAAAGCTCATTATTGCACACTACTTCACCCCAAATGAACAGgcgtcttctttttttctttctcttgAACAGGTTAAACCAGCCTTCATTGGTGGAAGGATCATTTTTAATGACagtatttgaaaatgtattagcTAGTTGTTTTTTAAAGAGAAATGGTGCTCTTGCATGCGTGCATTATTCCCACTTTTCTAGCAAGGTCAGGAGGTGACGTCAGTATTTGAGCCACAGGTGAAGAT
It includes:
- the arl8 gene encoding ADP-ribosylation factor-like 8 isoform X2, which encodes MEGMQVYLYSKMKKHKVIIVGLDNAGKTTILYQFLMNEVVHTSPTIGSNVEEIVVKNTHFLMWDIGGQESLRSSWNTYYSNTEFVILVVDSTDRERLAISKEELYRMLAHEDLRKAAVLIFANKQDMKDCMSAAEISKYLTLSSIKDHPWHIQSCCALTGEGLCQGLEWMTSRAGLR
- the arl8 gene encoding ADP-ribosylation factor-like 8 isoform X1 — protein: MGLIFAKLWSFFCNQEHKVIIVGLDNAGKTTILYQFLMNEVVHTSPTIGSNVEEIVVKNTHFLMWDIGGQESLRSSWNTYYSNTEFVILVVDSTDRERLAISKEELYRMLAHEDLRKAAVLIFANKQDMKDCMSAAEISKYLTLSSIKDHPWHIQSCCALTGEGLCQGLEWMTSRAGLR